A segment of the Salminus brasiliensis chromosome 1, fSalBra1.hap2, whole genome shotgun sequence genome:
TATTGCCATATGTCCATACACTATATCGCTGTTAGAAAATGTATGAATCATTTACAATGGCCCTGGAATCTGATCTTCATTAAAAGCCTAAAACTAAAGGAAAAGAACAACAGTTCTTGACAGTTATTAACTGATCAACAGTTATTAGACATAGCTGGTTGAAGTTACTGCTGCTCAATAAGGTCCCATcagctttactttactttaagtaAGTGTTCATTATATTTTttacaaacaaaaatatttaataatggaTAATTTCACCCAATacataaatgttacatttttacattaaaagtacatttttatttgGGTTGTCTTTATGGACTCTCTAGAGTGAttgagctccatctaataccttTGGGGTGAGTTCGGTCTAGCACTTCAACAGAGCACCTGACATCAGTAATGCtcttatggctgaatgcaatcaaatcctgccAGCAATTTAGTATAAAGCTTTCCCAGaaaagtagaggctgttactgcagcaacgGGAGGCTCCCTAGTAACACCCTTGAGTTCAGCACAAGCAGGTCTCTACAAACTACTGAACATGTAAATCCTTTGGGTTATTCAAGTTTCACTACACACAAAATGACGATCCAGTATCATGGACAAGACCGGTCTCTTGTAAGTACACATTAAACAGTTTAAGACTAAATGAATACCTTCTGCTCTGTGTCCAGACGGTAAGGCGTGAGCTGGTATCTTCTAGGCTTTTTCCTGCCGCTGTCAGGAACCACAAAGCTGGGAATCCCCAATGCGCCTGTGCAACTGAAGCCCCACACAAACACCTTTTCCCTGGGCTTTCTGTGTTCGCTCACATACTGGAAGATGGGCCTGTCGTCTGCTGGCTGTCTCCTCTTTGGGGCACTGTTACCTGCTGTGGCAAATCCACGGCTGCCCAGGGAAAATCCGCACCGGCCACAGACACGAAAGCAGCTCAATGCCAttgtgttacacagctgcaagACAGTACATAAAGACTATGGacttgaagtttttttttttcattttataattaaaaagaaagatattttaaaatatcatATATCAGACTGGTGATCTTAACAGACCTATATATggtgaaaaaagacaaaaaacagggAATACAATACAAACAGAAAATGTTATATGTGCCCTTTATGTTTCAAAAGTATGAATTATTAAtgcattaaatgaataaatttagTCTCTATGGACCTTTGCTGTCATCAGACAGAGCTTAAATCTGGGGGTTCACTACATACTGACCAACCTGTCAGAAAGCAAGAGGTAGGTCTGATATCCTGGCGAACACGTATCCACATTAGTACAATCCTAACTGACAAGGCTGAATAGGGCAAACCGCGACAGAGAGTGTCGTATTCATTGGTTTCACGTTATTTCTGAACTGCTCTAAAACGCTCTGTTGTTTATCCTGGCAGCTAGCTGTTGTAAACAGGCAGGAAGACAGACACATGAGAAATGAGCCGATATGAAGACTCGCTATTAACCTACCTCCCGTGCGCATCCACCATAAACTTCTTTCCCACCAACAAAATCAGTTTCAGGATCTGAGCCGCGCTTAAACTGATATTATCTTGAGGAAAATACAGCCAGAGTTTCAGTCTTCTTGTAGTTACCTTACTGCTCTACATGCTGTCTGAAAGGAGGCAGCCATGACAGTTTACCTCCTGACCTCCACCAATGCGCTGTGTAACTGCACAGAGGTCCATCAGAGGGCGCAAGACTTCTGCTTCACACAGCTAGGGGGCGCCACGAGACCGcagatttattgatttattgaatatgttgatgtaaatttatttaaaatataaaaaagagcAGGCTTTaaaaccttcaaaaaaaaagttctacTGAAAACAGATTAATACATCAAATAaactaaatacaataaaaaatatatgtatgataatcatatatgtatttgtgtatgtttctaaagaaaaaaaatagatatatatatataaaatacaataatacaataataaaataaccttTCTCGAACTGTATCTTTATTCCCAAAAGAGATTTGGACAGCATGCCCCTATCTGCTGTTTCTCTGAGAAAATTGAATAGTTTTTTCAGCTCAGGCTCACATACGGTCCAATGCAAAGTCTGATCGGTCAAACACATTTAGTTAAagttaaaatatgtaatatataaatatgtaaatatgttaaaaaaagtaaaaaaaaaaaaaaaaaaaagaagaagaagaagacgagaaggtggaagcagaaaaaataaataaataaaaaacattgcaCATTTTAAAGCACTTCCTATTTCATTTCAGATTTTAACATATTGGGACAAAAATATTTAAGCAATACAGTCATGGGCAAAAGTGTTGGCACCCCTGAAAGTTTccccaaaaatgtatttattttatttctcccAGAAAATAATTGCAATGACACATGTTTTGTTATGCACATGTTCATTTcctttgtgtgtatttaaacaacacaaaaaacagaGGAAAAAAGCCAAAATTTATCTTATTTTACACAAACCCCTTAAATGAGCTGGGCAAAATTACTGGCACCCTTAACTTAATAATTGGTTGGACAccctttggaaaaaaaaaaaactaaactcaACCGCTTCCTATAACCATGAACAAGCTTCTTACACCTCTCAGCTGGACTTTTGGACCACTCTTCTTTTGCAGACTGCTCCAGGTCACTCATATTTGAAGGGTGTCTTCTCCCAACAGCAATTGTAAGATCTCTTCACTGGTGTTCAATGGGATTTAGATTCAGACTCATTGCTGGGCACCTTTAGAACTCTCTAGCACTTTGTTCCCATCCATTTCAGGGTGCTTTTTGAAGTATGTTTGGGGTCATCGTCCTGTTTTATGCCACTGGGCCCTACATTACGATCCAAAATCGTTTGGTAGTCTCCAGATTTCATGATACCTTGCACACAATCAAGGCTTCTTCATCTTTGAACCTCCACCATATTTGACTGTGGGTACTATGTTCTTTTCTTTGTAGGCCTCATTCTCTTTTCAGTAAACAGTAGAATGATGTGCTttaccaaaaagctctatcttggGCCCATCTGTCTACAAGACGTTTTCCCACAAGGATTTTAGCTTACACACGTATATTTTGGCAAACTGCAGTCTTTTTCATGTCTCTGTGTCCTTGGAATTTCTTTGGAACTTGATAACTTGGGGCTGCTTATCTACCATCCGAATTATCCTGCATTGCAACCTTTCATCAGTTGTTCTCTTCCATCCACGTCCAGGGAGATTAGCTACAGTGCCATGGGTTTTTATGTTGCCCACACCTGTTACTTGCCACAGGTTAGTTTAAACGAGCATCACATGTTTAAAACTAGGTCATTTACCCACAATTTTGAAAATgtgccaatatttttgtccagcCCATTTTTGGAGTTTTGTGTGAAATTACGTCTAATTTGTCTGTTTTCTCTGCTTTGTTATGTTACACAAAGGGAATAAACATGTGTATAACAAAACATGTGTGATTGCAAAAATTTTAATAACTTTTGTACACTCACATTCCAGatgtattttttcttttgcaaTATGTTAATTTAAGCAGTTAAACAGTAATGGCTTCCTCAATGAAAATAAGGGGCTTATCCAAGGCCTCACCAAAAAGTTCAAGACCAATCAGAGtgcagggtgtttttttttcagctgttGACTAATATGAAAGTGATAAAATATTCAGatgactttgttttttatttaccttcCCACTGAGCGGCATATGCTTGTAATGAATTagcatattttaaaaagattGGTAACACTGCTCAATTCTGTCCCAAACACATGCTTTTGAGCCCGGAACCCTTGAGTTTTTTCCACTGAACATCTGTACGTTGTTAATGTCAGTAAAATGTGGCCTTCATTGTGAAAAGCATAtatgaatacattttaattgaattgacgttcagcactcagtagctgcAATCCTCGCATCCAAGTGACCAAAACCTGCTGTAGAAATAGGAGAGCTAAGTTAAGCCCAGTTTCTTTCACAATAAAAAGGACATACCTGGACAAAGGGGCTAGCTGTTACATTCTTAGCTGCTTAGCTCCTTGCCCTCTCACCCTGAGGACTTACAGGCATGTTTTGCTATGGTACACAAAGGAATTATCTAAGTTAGGCTCCCCTGATGCACAATTACTGGAGCTCTTCTGCAGAATCGAAAACCAGTATCAACCTCAGTAATTCCCCTCAGCAGTGGTTCCCagtccctgctcccaacacatctGAATTAATCATTCAGAGACTATGGATACAGTGGGTAAAATATGACAATATTggaatatgacaaaaaaaagtgaCCTGCTAGGCCTGGGTTGGTAATGCTATCTTGTGGAACTTGCTGCACACAGAAATGTTACTGTTCAAATGTTTCTATTttacataaacacaaatgaTGAAATATGTGGTCCAGAGAAAGCGGTGATGATCTTTACTTACACAGCCCCATTGTATACAATGACATCAAAGCCTGTAGCGTCTATTTCAGTGAAGCAGTAAAGGGTCAGAGCTCTTCCTGAGAAACGAAACTGAGCACAAGCTGAAGTATTTTTACACCCATTCTAGTTTAACTTGACATTGAGTGGCATTATTGCTCATAATAAATtagcatatttttaaaaaaagacataCACCACACACATCTGTTCCAAACACTTATCTGTCCCAAACACTTATCTGTCCCAAACACTTTTAAGCCTAGAGCCCTTAAGGACTCTTTCCCCTGTACATCTGCATGTTGTTAATCTCACAGTAAGGGCTAGAATCAACCTAGACTTTTGTAGTGTCTTAGTCATGTTTTGCTATGGGACAGGAAGGAAATGTCTAGGCGCACCTAATGCACAATTAATGATGTGGTTCTGCAGAATCAAAACACACCAGAGGTTTACACACCCAATTATAAAACAAACCAGGGCCAACATCTCCTTTCATTTTAGCTGTCCTGATATTATTGAACTATTTCTTTAAACCACTGAAATGCTGTCTCTCAATTAAATTATGCCTATACCAACATAGTACAAGAATATAACTATAATACAACAATATGTTTTGTGGGCTTCTGGTATATGGTTATCTTATGTGGACAACGATTTGGATAAAAATGCAGACAATAATACCGTGTGACTGTTGATAACTGATTGTCTCCCAATTCCAATCCGTCATTTATTTATCCCACAATAAAAAAGATGGCTAGAATCACATTTAATTTAACATTCTTAGCTGTTCAGCTCTACACCCCCACACCCTGAGGACTTgccttctatctatctatctatctatctatctatgttcAGCAATGGGAAATGAAGGCAATGCCTAGGCGCCTCCGATGTAATCTGCAGAATCAAAACTCACCAGTTTTAGCCGCTCCCAATTCTGGAATGAAACAGGGCCAACATGTCTCCAGTTTAGGCTCTCACTGTCCAGTCATTAGATCATTGAAATATCATCTTTCCATTTAATTAAGCCTATGATAACAATAGAAATATGTTCTGTGTGGGCTCCCATTATATGGTTATCTCATCTGGACAACAATACCTCGGGTAAAAATGCAGACAATAATACTGTGCTAACttacttttatttatgtattgtcTCCCAACTGTTAATGTTTCCTTCACATTCTGAACCATTTATAATACAAGGAATAccttttgatttgattttatacCACATCTCATAGTCATTGAATTGGAAAGTCTTTAAGTCTGCATGATTCAGCTGCTGAGATGTAaacaagtcattcagagtggtttcaTGTGAAATTGTAGAGAAACTCTTCTTTCTTTACATGGAAGGTGATTGGATCTCTCCAAAAACACCAATGAACTTACAAGTCATGTTGATGACGGTACAGAAGTGATGACACATTTTCCTTTAAGTGACGTGCATGCATACTTCTCTGCCATAACTTGATTATATATGCATATCCTTTTACAATGGCTTTGTGTTAATGAGGTAACAATTGATTTTCAATGGACCAtttcacacaaaacaacaaaatgtcTTATAGACATTTTGAAAAGTATTAAAATTCCAAATTGAGTAAATCAGAACACACATGTACTAAAAGTACTAAAAGAAGATGgtttcaaatgtatttttacagCCATTCGCAGTTTATTTATCAGGTAAATCAGTGCCTTGTTTCTTCATTTAGGTAATTTTCAAAAGAAAGTAGTGGAATTGAACCTTCAGTATTAATCCACAGAAAGTGCACTATATCAGAATCTAACAGAAAGGTTTTCATATAGACAAAGCAGACGTGAAGTTGAAGGATGTGGTTACACCAATAAGCCAATGGCACCACCGACAGCTGCTCCTGCAGATGCCACAGCTGCTGTCACAGTGCTAGACAAGCCAGCTGCCCCTAAGGAGAAAGAAAACTTGCAGTCAAAACTGGAGAATATCAGATGTGTTAATGGCAGTGTCTTTTTTAATCCCCTACAGGCACCActttatgttttaataaagtatcgAAATCCAGAGGCACACAGAACTGCCATCTGACCGTCCTTCAATAATATTGAACTTTTTATTGGAAAAAACATGGTTCTGCCAAATTCTACAATATTATCTGCATTTAGAGCAAAAACATATTCAAGCTGAAGGAATCTGAGATAAAGATTTGTCTACAATTAACtatgaattataaaaaaaacaaaaaactcttCCAGTTGACTGTGAAATGCCACGTCTTACCAACCGACTGTAGGACGGCAACAGCACTGCCAGCAACCACTCCTCCACCATTAGCCACAGCAGCGGTGGACATCATCGAGGCAGCCATAGATCCTGCGGCTATACCACTGGCAGTGAAACCCACTGCCGCTATCACAGCTGGAACTAAGAAAACTGTTCCAGCTAGAAGACAAAACAGCCAGAACGACATAAGAATGCAGTTTCTATGTATGTATAGCATAGATTAAACATAATAGAAACTTCTGATACTGTATGCCATGCTGCTGtctataacaataataaaaacatgacCAAATTGTGTCACCTAGCTAAAACTAGTAGTATAAGCCATATTGCGTCTGTACTGTCATTTTTATATAGAACAGTGtgccatacagtgtcagaaacccagaggtgtcaagtaatgaagtacaaatacttcgtgaccttacttaagtagaaattttggttatctatactttactgtaGTCATTATTTTTCAGATGACTTTTTAATTCTACTCCtaacattttcacacaattatctgtactttctactcctcacattttaaaaatagccttgtTATGCCTATTTCATTtcgtatgtagcctagtatgaagatgtccgtggcagagacccAACTAAGCACCACATTTACGCTCCAATAAAGGTTATTGACGACATGTCTCTGAGGTTTTGCACCAAtacaatacttataggcaacAGTAGAGCACATAGAtggtcctttaatatatttaatattactaaaatgcattcatttcaatgggcagatatgcagctgaaacaggcagcctagtgcatcccaacatttttcaacattaacactacaggtggggtagtgcactataggcccctgtggcaCGGCCTAAGCTATTGGCCTTTGTTTAAAACCCTAGGATCTACACTTaatgagtaatgaatgtgaatactacTGACACCTTtgcagaaaccacataaacatgTCCACTTCAGATTACAACATTGTAGTGGTGCAGATTTAGGCATGCACTTTTCACAATTGGTGTTCATTAGCTTCCAACCATGCACAGCCTATGAGTACTAGCATGTCCTACCTGCTCCGGCTCCTGCAGCTACTGCGAGTGTTACTGTTCAAGAAAAAAGGCATATGCAGTGTTAATACACAAAAATATGCAGTGTTAATACACCAAATACATGttacataaacacaaatgaTGAAATATGTGGTACAGAGAAAGAAGTGATCTTTACTTACACAGCCCCATTGTGTACAATGATGTCAAAGTCCGCCTCCAGCGTCTATTTCAGTGAAGCAGTGAAGGGGCAGAGCTCTTCCTGAGAAACGAAACTGAACAGAAGCTAAAGAACATACGccctcctcctctcccctcccTTCCCTTTCATTCCTCATCCCATATGACGCATTTAAGGACTAGCTGTGCAGAAGGTGGAGCTGGGTCTCATCCAACTCCTCCGCCACCCTCTTTTCATATTGATAAGTACATCAACACATGATTTTATATGGGTACGCCGGCTGTCTGGAGCTGTAGTGAGGTCGGAGGATtttaactgctgcactattaTACTACTAAGTCTCgtttacatattatttacacctaaatatttttttagcatTCATAAATGCATTGCGCcagaataaaaaatataacagtccaagataataataataataataataataataataattggggggggggggggtaaataataATAGATCAATTCCAAGCTTTCTTTTTTACACAGCTGATATCATTTGATGGTACACGATTTTAGACTTATGTATATAAAATGCTCTCGGAGCATGTCGTGTTTGGCATGAAATGAAGGGTCACTCTTATCTGCCTCGCGCTTGGTGTTCAGATCAGTCATCGCTTGAATGCcactgctgaccatgtgcaccTCTTCATAACCACAGCTGTACCCCactttcagcatgataatgcacacAGCACAGTCTTCTCAAACTGCACTcaaacatgacaatgagttcagtgtccttcacggaagacaagcgcccagacttttttctgtcctggcactgaagtggtggaaggaacttcccctgggtgtcccaacagcagactgaagacccacttcTTCctagagtacttgggcgaagagtagagtattcatttattaattattattagttattattgagtaaatacatttttgtaagtcgttctggatgagatgccataaatgtaaatgtctttccAGTCATTGGATCCGAATCTAATAAAATAGCTTTGGGATGTGGAAGAACAACAGCATGAAAGTGTACCTCAAAGCAATATTTTCTACACCAAATTATATTGACATCAGTTCATATAACTCATGAGGAACCTCAATGAAGATGCCcagataatattttttttaatctgtttttttattagaataaaaaaaaacaacaacacaaaatgtAAGATAGCTTAtcacatatatgcacatatatccAGACAAGGAAATCTATTTGAACTGCTATGTGCTTTTTCTGCTAGCCTAAATAGCTTAAAACAAATATGGCATTACAGCATAAAAAGTGAGACTTTAGCTACCAAGGCTAGTTTAGGCTAGTTTGATGTACCAGGCAAGCATAATCCTATCCCCAAACGATAGCTACCTGCTTTACTGAGCATTATACCTACAAATTGTCTGTGATTTAACAGGTGTTATTGGGCAGGGAAAACACTCAACTGTCCattcgtaaaaaaaaaataataaaaaaaaccaaaaaaaaaaccccaataaCACTGGAGTCCTGGTACACACAGAGACCCGGCGACATTAGCCGTCCCACTTTTACTGAAGCCAGACAGCGTATACAGAGACAGCCTGCAGCTGCTCCAGCAAGGCAGGAATCAAACAGGGTCTGGTTTCTGCAGGCTCCCTTCAGCGACTGAGCACTGCTCAGTTAGCGTGGATGCTAATGCGTTTGCGGGTGTTCTCCGTGCAGCGCTCCATGATGAGCTCGTGACTGGGCCGAGGAGGGATAAGCCGGTGTTTTCTTCGTCTCATCCTTAGAGGGAGctgcattaacacacacacacacacacacacacacacacacacacacacaggaaaaacTGTTGAAATCCATAAATACACAATTTTGCAGTTTGTACAGTGCTGATCAGGGGCTAGCAGTCGTACCTGTGTCGCCGTTGTTCTCCACCAGAGCGGCTCTGGAGTTCTTCCTCGGCTGGGACGGGAGTCTTCCTCGCTGCTGTAAGAACCGGCGGCTCTGACGGCGATAGGTGTCCTGGCTGATTCGCTGGCGGGCCGTTGGCATGGATACTCTGAGCGTTGCGTATAGTCGATCTGCAGGCCAAGACAGAATCAGGATGAAAGCCCACAATACGATCATAAGGCACATGTGTTTTAGTTGTGGAACTTAACATACAGGGCCTGTCTTATACAACATTCTTGCATTTCATGTAGTTCTCTGATGTTTATTTGGCTATTATAACATTTGTGTGAGCTTTCCCAACATTTTTCAGTTGAAATATTCAATTTAAAATGAGTTCAAATTCTTAGGGACCAAAAAACGTCAGCTACGTGTATAAGATAGCAGGATGTTTTGAAGCTAGCAATTATACATTAGCTTTCATGCTGCCAGACAGATCACATTTGCTCTGattgataagataagatacttgTTTCTCcccatatataaaaaaaaaccctaagaTGTAAGTTGTTGACTTGATCAGGGTTGTAATGTCACAACTTTACATGTACATGGAGTGGCCAATTTGGCTCTTAAATGGTTAATCCTGCTAATTCATATTGAAATAATGGGCATTGTACTGTACTGGTACTGTACACAGTCTATAACTGAGATATCAgaccaaataataaaataaagagtgcaggctctgtcctgggatgcttcttagacccttggcaggtggtgggagacaggctggcatccatgcttgagaacagctcccaccccatgcatgagtaATTGTAAAAATACGATGTgcaatcaccccccccccccccccccccacgtgcaattaagagtcatttgcaattacctgtaaataacctgtaaataaaattgttattgctttttaacttctattatttattttgtgtataaagTGTTATTTATCTACTTTTTTggaactgagtgtcttgctatccttttctgctgtgacactgagaattttcccactgtgggactaataaaggattatcttatcttatcttataaaaTCTGTCTGGTAGCAGCAAATCTAATGTATAATTGCTAGCTTCCAAAACATCCTGCTTTTTTATACACGTAACTGACGTTTTTTGGTCCCTAAGAATTTCAACTCCATATTTCaattgaaaaatgttgggaaaATATATTAGACAAACCTACCTCCTGGGTGGTGGAGTCTCCCTCCTTATTATGTCCCTCTCAGCCTCCACCTCCTTCTTTTCTCCGGTCCTGCACAGGAACATGGAGGGGTAGTAGCctgtctcctctcctttcctgtCAAACAAAGAGCATAAGAACTGTACATCAGATCTATGACCCCATATCCAACAACTATTAGTGATAGTTTGgccaaaaaaaa
Coding sequences within it:
- the LOC140551329 gene encoding interferon alpha-inducible protein 27-like protein 1, translating into MGLLTLAVAAGAGAAGTVFLVPAVIAAVGFTASGIAAGSMAASMMSTAAVANGGGVVAGSAVAVLQSVGAAGLSSTVTAAVASAGAAVGGAIGLLV